In the Quercus lobata isolate SW786 chromosome 5, ValleyOak3.0 Primary Assembly, whole genome shotgun sequence genome, one interval contains:
- the LOC115992368 gene encoding germin-like protein subfamily 1 member 7 yields MKGVSFLATVAILALASSFVSAYDPSPLQDFCVAINDIKSGVFVNGKFCKDPAMVSANDFFFSGLNIPGNTRNKVGSNVTLVNVDKLAGLNTLGISLARLDFAPYGLNPPHTHPRGTELFVVIEGTFLVGFVTSNPNKLFTKVLNKGDVFVFPIGLIHFQFNIGETVGLAFAGLSSQNPGVITIANAVFGSVPPINPDVLIKAFQLDKNVVEYLQKAFAPN; encoded by the exons ATGAAAGGTGTTTCTTTCCTTGCGACAGTGGCCATTTTGGCCTTGGCATCCTCTTTTGTTTCTGCCTATGATCCTAGTCCTTTGCAAGACTTCTGTGTCGCAATTAACGACATCAAATCTGGTG TGTTCgtgaatggaaaattttgtaaggaCCCTGCAATGGTCTCAGcaaatgattttttcttctcCGGACTTAATATTCCCGGAAACACTAGAAACAAAGTCGGATCAAATGTCACTCTAGTGAATGTCGATAAATTAGCAGGTCTCAACACTCTAGGCATATCTTTGGCTCGCCTTGACTTTGCACCATATGGCCTGAATCCTCCTCACACTCACCCTCGTGGCACTGAGCTTTTTGTAGTCATTGAGGGTACTTTCTTAGTTGGATTTGTCACATCCAACCCAAACAAACTCTTCACCAAAGTTCTAAACAAGGGAGATGTCTTTGTATTCCCAATTGGTCTCATTCACTTCCAATTTAACATAGGGGAGACTGTTGGTCTTGCCTTTGCTGGTCTCAGCAGCCAAAATCCTGGGGTGATCACCATAGCAAACGCAGTCTTCGGATCTGTTCCTCCCATCAATCCGGATGTTCTCATCAAGGCCTTCCAACTAGACAAGAATGTAGTTGAATATCTTCAAAAAGCATTCGCGCCAAACTAG